One stretch of Solenopsis invicta isolate M01_SB chromosome 16, UNIL_Sinv_3.0, whole genome shotgun sequence DNA includes these proteins:
- the LOC105193856 gene encoding uncharacterized protein LOC105193856 isoform X1 — protein MAKASKKHIWVKNSDKLKVLYDQLRTCTVLLHDIALDKDLVQLHHLTFSKKKKEELEHMTCSNMSDNLSNNVWMSKENMWEDNTEDKTTRVTRSRLKRLAQKKSEECNNIKFSVDVPYNQFCKIVRPEFITQKQQVKYDISESSLNKNNDEIFSTSSYTYCSSVQKKTLSSNSKKPSNERPNAQKSKLGYKRKLQFDKSALSSNIIDTNIEHEKISETSEDIKADFKSNTADFSDNFFTTCNNINGSESQKNATICLSKKTMSLVTCNTVTTGVLESIASKSTPIVSKTNCITKIVPDLLTNNKKKSVNKTNNKQTTKKSLPKITEDHILPKGTIKIMKVNTSDKSSVEQSRLEQNGNSDTINDAKQVSYGDTILDSTNILTEKKYDTLKINRSINMLKISESTSAFNNNIDLTNKNIDNINLHRISQKVDHKNLDFLIEEKNNINVNAETTGMNKNYIFLNHQEQSNRLDNDEHESNIQGKNINENTSNVKDINENYNINGSLIFVSKKKVAKQNRKRGIAEENTVDIKLNNKKKRLNRTVWQNSVTCAKSLDHQQFNNSSSIDMTVSTTESNISEKNDVEQIKDLRERLNKKRSKQLPELSVYKDKFKNKNSVGPIDLNKKYEKIITPISTTKNEKRLSFEIKPTFSKTSHEEEDIHINSVCSNHTYSSSTLLSTSENTQHLSQIDRSNENTNVQKKHMNKKNKENDDYDDNDDDGDYISLFAESFDTNFYETIFLSDERVRLNKSPQSEIPYIMTTSSFNKYVKQNATEFNKEYAEYIENNEKTLNKTDETNRQVNNKSRQTINTDIPETLKVTSFETKNKEISKSPKSKQINIMNFFKGYCFSILKRGTCNKSLIHCKFNHIMQTLIKRVCLYDLGAILDIMQEALYLGYNFFCTTIYSDLIQNLTVDQILMIYQMFYEIRPVSLKDELTMTLKMQITDIVITELLKRQLSLKTIVTRIVEYISSIKDLNNLMNILVCFEKYIKRGEYWNTAKTLILRLPLNKRIIERILLECIENKKSIDIQDVNSNLIDKVSPILISQLDKDMLERFKNLSAEKVTKNSHPTLLIQNFGENSAETIASPDGNTNILQTEFPRYDIFTDKAKIKDFETEVNGEAYIMRPIDDLPEARSVYRDHKHLWKFYVDLDRFKKGLLHQDYDYVIEILKKYAEKQDENTLFIRSCCKILQTEVKRSEYHLANIVRRAVHMDIFGVLGKILFNIGLNILTSLVDTEAWGLALWLIQSLNVHDLPCNADYFLLSAEIYLANKKAIKAYDLLKYKNIICTSRDKWYVRSTINDEHVRNKIMYILLDSFCNEFVEYAFCLFQFLLKDQCSQYYPIDLSRYVDKLIVLFLSRKDTNLITEMANLVLKYTFALNTATCRALISTLIHMDENLARQIYNYAEGVGIYPAVKVWPITYIIINTDLTEEEIYLTFLQLLKNLIINVGHAIEFVKPHQIKVYIILEIKSINEQFYCAESQNYYNNKVITNIKTLVRNVLKKRFNPPILLMPGKGRIYKLQSRSVIHYLQTEHCN, from the exons ATGGCAAAAGCAAGCAAAAAACACATTTGGGTGAAAAATAGTGACAAGTTAAAAGTATTATACGATCAACTTCGCACATGTACAGTTTTATTACATGACATTGCTTTAGATAAGGATCTAGTTCAGCTTCATCATTTGACTTTctcgaaaaaaaagaaggaagagtTAGAACATATGACATGTAGTAACATGTCTGACAATTTGTCTAATAATGTATGGATGTCAAAGGAAAATATGTGGGAAGATAATACAGAGGACAAAACTACTCGTGTAACGAGAAGTCGTTTGAAAAGATTAGCTCAAAAGAAAAGTGAAGAATGTAACAATATTAAGTTTTCAGTTGACGTGCCGTAcaatcaattttgtaaaatagttcGACCAGAATTTATAACACAAAAACAGCAAGTAAAATATGATATTAGCGAatcatctttaaataaaaataacgacgAAATATTTAGCACATCTTCCTATACATATTGTAGTTCTGTACAAAAAAAGACTCTGTCATCAAATAGTAAAAAACCTAGTAATGAAAGACCAAATGCACAGAAGAGTAAATTAGGATATAAAAGAAAGCTACAGTTTGATAAATCAg ctcTATCTTCAAATATAATTGACACAAATATAGAACATGAGAAAATTTCTGAAACATCTGAAGACATTAAAGCAGATTTTAAATCTAATACAGCAGATTTTTCTGATAACTTTTTTACtacatgtaacaatataaaTGGAAGCGAAAGTCAAAAAAATGCAACAATATGTTTGAGTAAGAAAACTATGTCTCTCGTTACATGTAATACTGTAACAACAGGTGTTTTAGAATCAATTGCTTCAAAATCTACTCCAATAGTGTCCAAGACTAACTGTATTACGAAAATAGTACCTGATCTgctaacaaataacaaaaaaaaaagtgtaaataagacgaataataaacaaacaacaaaaaaaagtttaccgAAAATAACTGAGGACCATATTTTACCGAAaggtacaataaaaattatgaaagtaaATACAAGTGACAAGAGCAGTGTCGAACAAAGTAGACTAGAACAAAATGGAAATAGTGATACTATTAACGATGCGAAACAAGTTTCCTATGGTGATACAATACTCGACTCTACAAATATtctcacagaaaaaaaatatgacacacttaaaataaatagatcaatcaatatgttaaaaatatcagaATCTACATCAGCTTTTAACAATAACATTgatttaacaaacaaaaatatagataatattaatcttcacaGAATTTCACAAAAAGTTGATCACAAAAACTTGGATTTTttgatagaagaaaaaaataacataaatgttaatGCTGAAACGACAGGAATGAAtaaaaactacatttttttaaatcaccaGGAACAATCAAATAGATTAGATAATGATGAGCACGAGAGTAACATACAAGGTAAAAACATAAATGAAAACACTTCAAATGTTAAGGATATAAACGAAAACTATAATATCAACGGATCGTTAATTTTTGTTAGCAAAAAGAAGGTTGCAAAACAGAATCGAAAGCGAGGAATTGCAGAAGAAAATACTGTAGACATAAAGTTGAACAATAAGAAAAAGAGATTAAATAGAACCGTTTGGCAAAACAGTGTAACATGTGCTAAATCATTGGATCAccaacaatttaataattcttcaaGTATCGATATGACAGTATCAACAACAGAATCAAATATATCCGAGAAAAATGATGTTGAACAAATAAAAGACTTACGCGAacgtttgaataaaaaaagatcGAAACAATTACCCGAATTATCGGTGtacaaagataaatttaagaACAAAAATAGCGTAGGGccaatagatttaaataaaaaatatgaaaaaataattactccAATAAGTACAACAAAAAACGAGAAAAGACTCTCTTTCGAGATAAAaccaacttttagcaaaacttCACATGAAGAGGAAGATATCCATATAAATTCAGTTTGCAGCAATCATACATACAGTAGTAGTACATTACTAAGCACGTCAGAAAACACACAACATCTAAGTCAAATAGATAGAAGTAATGAAAATACTAATGTACAAAAGAaacatatgaataaaaaaaataaagaaaatgacgattacgacgataatgatgatgatggcgattatATTTCTCTGTTTGCAGAATCATTTGATACAAATTT cTATGAAACTATATTTCTAAGTGATGAACGAGTTAGACTGAATAAATCTCCACAGTCTGAAATACCATACATAATGACTACTAGtagttttaataaatacgtGAAGCAAAATGCGACAGAATTTAATAAGGAGTATGcagaatatatagaaaataatgaaaaaacatTGAACAAAACTGATGAGACAAATAGacaagttaataataaatccaGACAGACTATAAACACAGATATACCTGAAACATTAAAAGTGACAtcatttgaaacaaaaaacaaaGAGATATCAAAATCTCCAAAgtcaaaacaaattaatattatgaattttttcaaggGATATTGTTTTTCTATATTGAAGAGAGGTACCTGTAATAAGTCATTAATACATTGTAAATTCAATCACATT atGCAGACTCTCATTAAAAGGGTTTGTTTGTATGATCTTGGAGCAATACTAGATATAATGCAAGAAGCATTGTATCTtggttacaattttttttgcacaaCAATATATTCAGATTTAATACAGAACTTAACTGTTGATCAGATTTTAATGATATATCAAATGTTTTACGAAATTCGTCCTGTTTCCTTAAAGGACGAGCTTACAATGACATTAAAAATGCAGATTACTGACATTGTTATAACAGAACTATTGAAACGCCAATTATCGTTGAAAACGATCGTGACTCGAATAGTGGAATATATTAGTTCCATCAAAGATTTAAACAATCTCATGAATATATTAGTATGTTTTGAAAAGTACATCAAACGTGGTGAATATTGGAATACCgcaaaaactttaattttgagGTTGCCACTGAATAAACGTATTATCGAGAGAATATTGCTAGAATGCATagagaataaaaaatcaattgacATTCAAGATGTTAACAGTAATTTAATAGACAAAGTTTCTCCTATATTAATATCACAATTGGACAAAGACATGTTGGAacgctttaaaaatttatcagctgaaaaagttacaaaaaattcacATCCTacattattaattcaaaattttggaGAAAACTCAGCGGAAACTATTGCTTCTCCCGAtggaaatacaaatatattacaaaCAGAATTTCCAAGATACGATATTTTTAcagataaagctaaaattaaagaCTTTGAAACCGAAGTAAACGGAGAAGCATATATCATGCGACCTattg ATGATTTACCCGAAGCACGTTCCGTTTATAGAGATCATAAACATCTCTGGAAATTTTATGTTGATTTAGACAGATTTAAAAAGGGACTATTACATCAAGATTATGATTacgttattgaaattttaaaaaaatatgccgAAAAGCAGGATGAAAATACATTATTCATTCGCTCTTGTTGTAAGATACTTCAAACAGAGGTAAAACGTTCAGAGTATCACTTAGCAAACATCGTACGTCGTGcag TCCACATGGATATCTTCGGCGTTCTAggtaaaatcttatttaacaTAGGATTAAACATTTTGACCAGTTTAGTGGACACGGAGGCCTGGGGGCTTGCACTGTGGTTGATTCAATCACTCAACGTACATGATTTACCTTGTAATGccgattattttttactatcGGCTGAGATTTATTTAGCTAATAAAAAGGCAATAAAAGCATATGATTTACTTAAAT acaaaaatattatatgtactaGTCGTGATAAGTGGTACGTTAGAAGTACCATTAACGATGAGCACGTACGgaacaaaataatgtacatacTATTGGATTCATTTTGTAATGAGTTTGTCGAATATGCTTTCTGCCTTTTCCAATTTTTACTTAAAGATCAATGCAGTCAATACTATCCAATAG ATTTATCTCGTTACGTGGACAAGTTAATAGTGTTATTTTTGTCAAGAAAAGATACTAATTTAATCACAGAGATGGCCAATTTAGTACTTAAATATACTTTTGCGTTAAATACAGCGACGTGTCGAGCGCTAATTTCAACATTAATTCACATGGACGAAAATCTAGCCAGGCAGATATACAATTACGCAGAAGGTGTAGGTATCTATCCTGCTGTGAAG GTATGGCCAATAACATACATCATTATAAATACTGATTTGACAGAGGAAGAGATATatcttacatttttacaattgttaaaaaatcttataataaatgtCGGTCACGCAATTGAGTTTGTTAAACCACACCAAATCAAAGTGTATATTATCTTGGAG ATAAAATCGATTAACGAGCAGTTTTATTGCGCAGAATCGCAgaactattataataataaagttattacaaatataaagaCATTAGTTAGAAACGTTTTGAAAAAACGATTTAATCCACCCATATTATTAATGCCAGGTAAAGgacgaatatataaattacaaagcAGAAGTGTTATACATTATTTACAGACCGAACATTGTAATTGA
- the LOC105193857 gene encoding transmembrane protein 230 isoform X1 yields MPNYRGSIFDYIHKASMCRKKVRSDRQFDNVDYTQLTETDNGFFDSQFVSPPVKIPWKAITLAALLFVGGTIMLIMGSLIVSGHIDSKYSDRMWPVIILGALMFIPGAYHMRVAILAYQKVPGYSFDDIPEFD; encoded by the exons aCTATATCCATAAAGCGAGTATGTGCAGAAAAAAAGTTCGAAGTGACAGACAATTTGACAACGTGGATTATACACAACTTACAGAAACCGATAATGGTTTCTTCGATTCCCAA tttgtaAGCCCACCAGTGAAGATACCATGGAAGGCTATTACCTTAGCTGCTCTCCTATTTGTTGGAGGGACCATCATGCTCATTATGGGAAGCCTGATTGTGAGTGGACACATTGATTCAAAA tATTCAGATCGGATGTGGCCAGTGATAATTTTAGGGGCCTTGATGTTCATACCGGGGGCTTATCACATGAGGGTGGCTATCTTGGCGTATCAAAAAGTACCTGGTTATTCATTTGACGATATACCTGAGTTTGATTAG
- the LOC105193858 gene encoding RWD domain-containing protein 1: protein MDYKDEQRNEIEALESIYCGELEILATEPFYVFAIPIKTEEYEPETVNGLSCRLEFTYTSKYPDEPLLISIVQQENFEDGDDEKLKAHLIEQMNENLGMVMVFTLVSAAQEWLNVQWDKIKLRREETAAQKLKEEEEAERRRFEGTRVTVESFLSWKEKFDEEMGYTKRRELADREGKKLTGRELFMTDKTLDQSDLKFLDDGDAVKVDESLFQNLDDLDLDDEDDPDYDPNISDDSA, encoded by the exons ATGGACTATAAGGATGAGCAGCGTAACGAGATCGAGGCTTTGGAGTCGATTTATTGCGGGGAGTTGGAAA TTTTAGCGACGGAACCGTTTTATGTATTTGCCATACCAATCAAGACAGAGGAGTATGAACCAGAAACTGTTAATGGTCTCAGTTGTCGATTAGAATTTACATATACGTCCAAGTATCCAGACGAGCCACTACTCATATCAATTGTGCAGCAAGAGAATTTCGAGGATGGAGATGATGAGAAATTAAAGGCACATCTAATAGAACAGATGAATGAAAATCTTGGAATGGTAATGGTTTTTACACTGGTCAGTGCAGCTCAAGAATGGCTCAATGTACAGTGGGACAAGATAAAACTGAGAAGAGAAGAGACTGCGGCACAAAAActgaaggaggaagaggaggcagAAAGG aGACGATTTGAGGGAACTCGCGTAACTGTGGAATCTTTCCTAAgttggaaagaaaaatttgatgaaGAAATGGGCTACACGAAACGGAGAGAATTGGCGGATCGCGAGGGCAAAAAGTTAACAGGCAGAGAATTATTTATGACCGACAAGACGTTGGATCAGTCGGATCTTAAATTCTTAGATGATG GTGATGCTGTAAAAGTAGATGAGAGTTTGTTCCAAAACCTAGACGATTTGGATTTAGATGATGAGGATGACCCAGACTATGATCCAAATATCTCGGATGATAGTGCCTAA
- the LOC105193856 gene encoding uncharacterized protein LOC105193856 isoform X2, protein MAKASKKHIWVKNSDKLKVLYDQLRTCTVLLHDIALDKDLVQLHHLTFSKKKKEELEHMTCSNMSDNLSNNVWMSKENMWEDNTEDKTTRVTRSRLKRLAQKKSEECNNIKFSVDVPYNQFCKIVRPEFITQKQQVKYDISESSLNKNNDEIFSTSSYTYCSSVQKKTLSSNSKKPSNERPNAQKSKLGYKRKLQFDKSALSSNIIDTNIEHEKISETSEDIKADFKSNTADFSDNFFTTCNNINGSESQKNATICLSKKTMSLVTCNTVTTGVLESIASKSTPIVSKTNCITKIVPDLLTNNKKKSVNKTNNKQTTKKSLPKITEDHILPKGTIKIMKVNTSDKSSVEQSRLEQNGNSDTINDAKQVSYGDTILDSTNILTEKKYDTLKINRSINMLKISESTSAFNNNIDLTNKNIDNINLHRISQKVDHKNLDFLIEEKNNINVNAETTGMNKNYIFLNHQEQSNRLDNDEHESNIQGKNINENTSNVKDINENYNINGSLIFVSKKKVAKQNRKRGIAEENTVDIKLNNKKKRLNRTVWQNSVTCAKSLDHQQFNNSSSIDMTVSTTESNISEKNDVEQIKDLRERLNKKRSKQLPELSVYKDKFKNKNSVGPIDLNKKYEKIITPISTTKNEKRLSFEIKPTFSKTSHEEEDIHINSVCSNHTYSSSTLLSTSENTQHLSQIDRSNENTNVQKKHMNKKNKENDDYDDNDDDGDYISLFAESFDTNFYETIFLSDERVRLNKSPQSEIPYIMTTSSFNKYVKQNATEFNKEYAEYIENNEKTLNKTDETNRQVNNKSRQTINTDIPETLKVTSFETKNKEISKSPKSKQINIMNFFKGYCFSILKRGTCNKSLIHCKFNHIMQTLIKRVCLYDLGAILDIMQEALYLGYNFFCTTIYSDLIQNLTVDQILMIYQMFYEIRPVSLKDELTMTLKMQITDIVITELLKRQLSLKTIVTRIVEYISSIKDLNNLMNILVCFEKYIKRGEYWNTAKTLILRLPLNKRIIERILLECIENKKSIDIQDVNSNLIDKVSPILISQLDKDMLERFKNLSAEKVTKNSHPTLLIQNFGENSAETIASPDGNTNILQTEFPRYDIFTDKAKIKDFETEVNGEAYIMRPIDDLPEARSVYRDHKHLWKFYVDLDRFKKGLLHQDYDYVIEILKKYAEKQDENTLFIRSCCKILQTEVKRSEYHLANIVRRAVHMDIFGVLGKILFNIGLNILTSLVDTEAWGLALWLIQSLNVHDLPCNADYFLLSAEIYLANKKAIKAYDLLKYKNIICTSRDKWYVRSTINDEHVRNKIMYILLDSFCNEFVEYAFCLFQFLLKDQCSQYYPIDLSRYVDKLIVLFLSRKDTNLITEMANLVLKYTFALNTATCRALISTLIHMDENLARQIYNYAEGVGIYPAVKVWPITYIIINTDLTEEEIYLTFLQLLKNLIINVGHAIEFVKPHQIKVYIILEIKSINEQFYCAESQNYYNNKVITNIKTLVRNVLKKRFNPPILLMPVHYEMQINIYLLISMH, encoded by the exons ATGGCAAAAGCAAGCAAAAAACACATTTGGGTGAAAAATAGTGACAAGTTAAAAGTATTATACGATCAACTTCGCACATGTACAGTTTTATTACATGACATTGCTTTAGATAAGGATCTAGTTCAGCTTCATCATTTGACTTTctcgaaaaaaaagaaggaagagtTAGAACATATGACATGTAGTAACATGTCTGACAATTTGTCTAATAATGTATGGATGTCAAAGGAAAATATGTGGGAAGATAATACAGAGGACAAAACTACTCGTGTAACGAGAAGTCGTTTGAAAAGATTAGCTCAAAAGAAAAGTGAAGAATGTAACAATATTAAGTTTTCAGTTGACGTGCCGTAcaatcaattttgtaaaatagttcGACCAGAATTTATAACACAAAAACAGCAAGTAAAATATGATATTAGCGAatcatctttaaataaaaataacgacgAAATATTTAGCACATCTTCCTATACATATTGTAGTTCTGTACAAAAAAAGACTCTGTCATCAAATAGTAAAAAACCTAGTAATGAAAGACCAAATGCACAGAAGAGTAAATTAGGATATAAAAGAAAGCTACAGTTTGATAAATCAg ctcTATCTTCAAATATAATTGACACAAATATAGAACATGAGAAAATTTCTGAAACATCTGAAGACATTAAAGCAGATTTTAAATCTAATACAGCAGATTTTTCTGATAACTTTTTTACtacatgtaacaatataaaTGGAAGCGAAAGTCAAAAAAATGCAACAATATGTTTGAGTAAGAAAACTATGTCTCTCGTTACATGTAATACTGTAACAACAGGTGTTTTAGAATCAATTGCTTCAAAATCTACTCCAATAGTGTCCAAGACTAACTGTATTACGAAAATAGTACCTGATCTgctaacaaataacaaaaaaaaaagtgtaaataagacgaataataaacaaacaacaaaaaaaagtttaccgAAAATAACTGAGGACCATATTTTACCGAAaggtacaataaaaattatgaaagtaaATACAAGTGACAAGAGCAGTGTCGAACAAAGTAGACTAGAACAAAATGGAAATAGTGATACTATTAACGATGCGAAACAAGTTTCCTATGGTGATACAATACTCGACTCTACAAATATtctcacagaaaaaaaatatgacacacttaaaataaatagatcaatcaatatgttaaaaatatcagaATCTACATCAGCTTTTAACAATAACATTgatttaacaaacaaaaatatagataatattaatcttcacaGAATTTCACAAAAAGTTGATCACAAAAACTTGGATTTTttgatagaagaaaaaaataacataaatgttaatGCTGAAACGACAGGAATGAAtaaaaactacatttttttaaatcaccaGGAACAATCAAATAGATTAGATAATGATGAGCACGAGAGTAACATACAAGGTAAAAACATAAATGAAAACACTTCAAATGTTAAGGATATAAACGAAAACTATAATATCAACGGATCGTTAATTTTTGTTAGCAAAAAGAAGGTTGCAAAACAGAATCGAAAGCGAGGAATTGCAGAAGAAAATACTGTAGACATAAAGTTGAACAATAAGAAAAAGAGATTAAATAGAACCGTTTGGCAAAACAGTGTAACATGTGCTAAATCATTGGATCAccaacaatttaataattcttcaaGTATCGATATGACAGTATCAACAACAGAATCAAATATATCCGAGAAAAATGATGTTGAACAAATAAAAGACTTACGCGAacgtttgaataaaaaaagatcGAAACAATTACCCGAATTATCGGTGtacaaagataaatttaagaACAAAAATAGCGTAGGGccaatagatttaaataaaaaatatgaaaaaataattactccAATAAGTACAACAAAAAACGAGAAAAGACTCTCTTTCGAGATAAAaccaacttttagcaaaacttCACATGAAGAGGAAGATATCCATATAAATTCAGTTTGCAGCAATCATACATACAGTAGTAGTACATTACTAAGCACGTCAGAAAACACACAACATCTAAGTCAAATAGATAGAAGTAATGAAAATACTAATGTACAAAAGAaacatatgaataaaaaaaataaagaaaatgacgattacgacgataatgatgatgatggcgattatATTTCTCTGTTTGCAGAATCATTTGATACAAATTT cTATGAAACTATATTTCTAAGTGATGAACGAGTTAGACTGAATAAATCTCCACAGTCTGAAATACCATACATAATGACTACTAGtagttttaataaatacgtGAAGCAAAATGCGACAGAATTTAATAAGGAGTATGcagaatatatagaaaataatgaaaaaacatTGAACAAAACTGATGAGACAAATAGacaagttaataataaatccaGACAGACTATAAACACAGATATACCTGAAACATTAAAAGTGACAtcatttgaaacaaaaaacaaaGAGATATCAAAATCTCCAAAgtcaaaacaaattaatattatgaattttttcaaggGATATTGTTTTTCTATATTGAAGAGAGGTACCTGTAATAAGTCATTAATACATTGTAAATTCAATCACATT atGCAGACTCTCATTAAAAGGGTTTGTTTGTATGATCTTGGAGCAATACTAGATATAATGCAAGAAGCATTGTATCTtggttacaattttttttgcacaaCAATATATTCAGATTTAATACAGAACTTAACTGTTGATCAGATTTTAATGATATATCAAATGTTTTACGAAATTCGTCCTGTTTCCTTAAAGGACGAGCTTACAATGACATTAAAAATGCAGATTACTGACATTGTTATAACAGAACTATTGAAACGCCAATTATCGTTGAAAACGATCGTGACTCGAATAGTGGAATATATTAGTTCCATCAAAGATTTAAACAATCTCATGAATATATTAGTATGTTTTGAAAAGTACATCAAACGTGGTGAATATTGGAATACCgcaaaaactttaattttgagGTTGCCACTGAATAAACGTATTATCGAGAGAATATTGCTAGAATGCATagagaataaaaaatcaattgacATTCAAGATGTTAACAGTAATTTAATAGACAAAGTTTCTCCTATATTAATATCACAATTGGACAAAGACATGTTGGAacgctttaaaaatttatcagctgaaaaagttacaaaaaattcacATCCTacattattaattcaaaattttggaGAAAACTCAGCGGAAACTATTGCTTCTCCCGAtggaaatacaaatatattacaaaCAGAATTTCCAAGATACGATATTTTTAcagataaagctaaaattaaagaCTTTGAAACCGAAGTAAACGGAGAAGCATATATCATGCGACCTattg ATGATTTACCCGAAGCACGTTCCGTTTATAGAGATCATAAACATCTCTGGAAATTTTATGTTGATTTAGACAGATTTAAAAAGGGACTATTACATCAAGATTATGATTacgttattgaaattttaaaaaaatatgccgAAAAGCAGGATGAAAATACATTATTCATTCGCTCTTGTTGTAAGATACTTCAAACAGAGGTAAAACGTTCAGAGTATCACTTAGCAAACATCGTACGTCGTGcag TCCACATGGATATCTTCGGCGTTCTAggtaaaatcttatttaacaTAGGATTAAACATTTTGACCAGTTTAGTGGACACGGAGGCCTGGGGGCTTGCACTGTGGTTGATTCAATCACTCAACGTACATGATTTACCTTGTAATGccgattattttttactatcGGCTGAGATTTATTTAGCTAATAAAAAGGCAATAAAAGCATATGATTTACTTAAAT acaaaaatattatatgtactaGTCGTGATAAGTGGTACGTTAGAAGTACCATTAACGATGAGCACGTACGgaacaaaataatgtacatacTATTGGATTCATTTTGTAATGAGTTTGTCGAATATGCTTTCTGCCTTTTCCAATTTTTACTTAAAGATCAATGCAGTCAATACTATCCAATAG ATTTATCTCGTTACGTGGACAAGTTAATAGTGTTATTTTTGTCAAGAAAAGATACTAATTTAATCACAGAGATGGCCAATTTAGTACTTAAATATACTTTTGCGTTAAATACAGCGACGTGTCGAGCGCTAATTTCAACATTAATTCACATGGACGAAAATCTAGCCAGGCAGATATACAATTACGCAGAAGGTGTAGGTATCTATCCTGCTGTGAAG GTATGGCCAATAACATACATCATTATAAATACTGATTTGACAGAGGAAGAGATATatcttacatttttacaattgttaaaaaatcttataataaatgtCGGTCACGCAATTGAGTTTGTTAAACCACACCAAATCAAAGTGTATATTATCTTGGAG ATAAAATCGATTAACGAGCAGTTTTATTGCGCAGAATCGCAgaactattataataataaagttattacaaatataaagaCATTAGTTAGAAACGTTTTGAAAAAACGATTTAATCCACCCATATTATTAATGCCAG TGCATTACGAGATGCAAATTAacatctatttattaatatcgatGCACTGA
- the LOC105193857 gene encoding transmembrane protein 230 isoform X2, producing the protein MCRKKVRSDRQFDNVDYTQLTETDNGFFDSQFVSPPVKIPWKAITLAALLFVGGTIMLIMGSLIVSGHIDSKYSDRMWPVIILGALMFIPGAYHMRVAILAYQKVPGYSFDDIPEFD; encoded by the exons ATGTGCAGAAAAAAAGTTCGAAGTGACAGACAATTTGACAACGTGGATTATACACAACTTACAGAAACCGATAATGGTTTCTTCGATTCCCAA tttgtaAGCCCACCAGTGAAGATACCATGGAAGGCTATTACCTTAGCTGCTCTCCTATTTGTTGGAGGGACCATCATGCTCATTATGGGAAGCCTGATTGTGAGTGGACACATTGATTCAAAA tATTCAGATCGGATGTGGCCAGTGATAATTTTAGGGGCCTTGATGTTCATACCGGGGGCTTATCACATGAGGGTGGCTATCTTGGCGTATCAAAAAGTACCTGGTTATTCATTTGACGATATACCTGAGTTTGATTAG